From the Microbacterium thalassium genome, one window contains:
- a CDS encoding endonuclease domain-containing protein: MTQHPLEDPPADPVLALASWVIQSGGIVHRRAAERVGYTVALQRSAVRHGALERVRRDWLATANAPADLRTAAINGASLTCVSLARRRGWWVPETAPVDTHLRIAPHGASPVSDEVTVHWTRRIAPAPGYALTESTEDALSHIAVCLDPEGAQVLWNSAVKIEGIALDALRRVQWPHTRARACAERASDQSDSGLETIACVRLTALGLPVVQQVEIGGRPVDLLIGERLVVQVDGHEFHSSSAQRTKDVAFDAELTLRGYTVLRFTYAQVVHDWDSVERTIARSVASGAHLAR, translated from the coding sequence ATGACACAGCACCCGCTCGAGGACCCGCCCGCCGACCCTGTCCTGGCGCTCGCGTCGTGGGTCATCCAATCGGGCGGGATCGTCCACCGCCGCGCGGCTGAACGCGTGGGCTATACGGTCGCGCTGCAGCGCTCGGCGGTTCGTCACGGCGCTCTGGAGCGCGTCCGCCGGGATTGGCTCGCCACCGCGAATGCCCCCGCCGATCTGCGGACGGCCGCGATCAACGGCGCAAGCCTGACGTGCGTCTCCCTCGCCCGCCGCCGCGGGTGGTGGGTGCCCGAGACCGCACCGGTCGACACTCACCTCCGAATCGCACCGCATGGCGCGTCCCCGGTGTCGGACGAGGTCACGGTGCATTGGACTCGCCGCATCGCCCCGGCGCCGGGCTACGCGCTCACCGAGTCGACCGAGGACGCGCTCTCCCACATCGCGGTCTGCCTGGACCCTGAGGGCGCGCAGGTGCTCTGGAACTCGGCCGTCAAGATCGAGGGAATCGCCCTCGACGCCCTACGGCGCGTGCAGTGGCCGCACACGCGCGCCCGGGCGTGCGCGGAACGCGCCTCCGACCAGTCCGATTCGGGCCTCGAGACCATTGCGTGCGTCCGGCTCACCGCCCTCGGGCTACCCGTCGTCCAGCAGGTGGAGATCGGCGGCAGGCCGGTGGATCTGCTCATCGGCGAGCGGCTCGTCGTGCAAGTCGATGGGCACGAGTTCCACTCGTCGTCCGCTCAGCGGACGAAGGACGTGGCGTTCGATGCCGAGCTCACGCTCCGCGGCTACACGGTCCTGCGGTTCACGTACGCCCAGGTCGTCCACGACTGGGATTCCGTCGAGCGCACGATCGCGCGTTCCGTCGCCTCGGGCGCGCATCTCGCGCGCTGA
- a CDS encoding GNAT family N-acetyltransferase, with protein MGELRLEELSAGTIVAVNNMSLKPGQEEFLSPVSYGIAATVVNPQTSWQRVVLDDDEVVGFVSANFDPEFPQSHFQSVLWRINVDAGEQGRGVGRFAVEKLIDEARGRGMDHVSVIYEAGEGGPEAFFERVGFTVVGETEYGEVVAEIRL; from the coding sequence ATGGGCGAACTGCGACTCGAGGAACTCTCCGCCGGGACCATCGTGGCGGTCAACAACATGTCCCTCAAGCCCGGGCAGGAGGAGTTCCTCTCCCCGGTCAGCTACGGCATCGCCGCGACCGTCGTGAACCCGCAGACCTCGTGGCAGCGCGTGGTGCTCGACGACGATGAGGTCGTCGGGTTCGTCAGCGCCAACTTCGACCCCGAATTCCCCCAGTCGCACTTCCAGTCGGTGCTGTGGCGCATCAACGTCGACGCCGGCGAGCAGGGCCGAGGCGTCGGCCGCTTCGCCGTCGAGAAGCTGATCGACGAGGCGCGGGGGCGCGGCATGGACCACGTCAGCGTCATCTACGAGGCCGGCGAGGGCGGCCCCGAGGCCTTCTTCGAGCGCGTCGGCTTCACCGTCGTCGGCGAGACCGAGTACGGCGAGGTCGTCGCCGAGATCCGGCTGTAG
- a CDS encoding NADP-dependent isocitrate dehydrogenase — protein MTDSTIIYTYTDEAPALATASFLPIVQAVTGVAGVDIETRDISLAGRILAAFPQNLTEEQHVSDALAQLGGLATLPEANIIKLPNISASIPQLKAAIAELQAQGYDIPDYPDEPASVEEKDVRARYDRIKGSAVNPVLREGNSDRRAPLSVKNYARKHPHRNKAFAEGSQTRVATMGHDDFKSNEKSWIAAHDDVLTIRHIAEDGTVTVLKDNLKVLPREIIDATFLSAAALDAFLAETLETAKADDVLYSVHLKATMMKVSDPIIFGHVVKAFFADVFAQYGDKLAAAGLTPNNGLGSILSGLAAVEGGDEIAAAITAKLAEGPRLSYVNSDKGITNLHVPSDVIVDASMPALIRNGGKMWGVDGGEDDTLAVIPDSSYAGVYQAVIDDVIANGPLDPATIGTVPNVGLMAQAAEEYGSHDKTFEIAAPGRVQILDGSGEVVIEHTVGTGDIWRATQTKHIPVIDWVKLAVTRAKATGVPAVFWLDVNRAHDAQLIAKVHQALALLDTTGVQITILAPAEATRYTLARMRHGLDTISVTGNVLRDYLTDLFPILEVGTSAKMLSIVPLLAGGGLFETGAGGSAPKHVQQLVAEDYLRWDSLGEFFALAASLEHYATYTGNAKAQVLADTLDAATGTFLENDKSPGRALGTIDNRGSHFYLGLYWAQELAKQTADAELAAAFAPVAEALAANEETIVGELNAVQGKAVEIGGYYRPDPALVAGVMRPSATLNGIIDALGA, from the coding sequence GTGACCGATTCGACGATCATCTACACGTACACCGATGAGGCTCCCGCACTGGCGACCGCCTCGTTCCTTCCCATCGTCCAGGCCGTCACCGGTGTCGCCGGCGTCGACATCGAGACGCGCGACATCTCGCTCGCGGGCCGCATTCTCGCGGCCTTCCCGCAGAACCTGACCGAGGAGCAGCACGTCAGTGACGCCCTCGCCCAGCTCGGCGGTCTCGCGACGCTGCCCGAGGCGAACATCATCAAGCTCCCGAACATCTCGGCCTCGATCCCGCAGCTGAAGGCCGCGATCGCCGAGCTTCAGGCGCAGGGCTACGACATCCCCGACTACCCGGACGAGCCGGCGAGCGTCGAGGAGAAGGACGTCCGCGCACGCTACGACCGCATCAAGGGCTCCGCCGTGAACCCGGTGCTGCGCGAGGGCAACAGCGACCGCCGTGCGCCGCTGTCGGTGAAGAACTACGCGCGCAAGCACCCGCACCGCAACAAGGCGTTCGCGGAGGGCTCGCAGACCCGCGTCGCGACCATGGGCCACGACGACTTCAAGAGCAACGAGAAGTCGTGGATCGCCGCCCACGACGACGTGCTGACCATCCGGCACATCGCCGAGGACGGCACCGTCACGGTGCTCAAGGACAACCTCAAGGTCCTGCCGCGCGAGATCATCGACGCGACGTTCCTGTCGGCCGCGGCGCTGGACGCGTTCCTCGCCGAGACGCTCGAGACGGCCAAGGCCGACGACGTGCTGTACTCGGTGCACCTGAAGGCCACGATGATGAAGGTCAGCGACCCGATCATCTTCGGCCACGTCGTCAAGGCGTTCTTCGCCGACGTGTTCGCGCAGTACGGCGACAAGCTCGCCGCCGCGGGCCTCACCCCGAACAACGGGCTCGGCTCGATCCTGTCGGGCCTGGCCGCGGTCGAAGGCGGCGACGAGATCGCCGCGGCGATCACGGCGAAGCTCGCCGAGGGCCCGCGCCTGTCGTACGTGAACTCCGACAAGGGCATCACGAACCTGCACGTCCCGTCGGACGTCATCGTGGATGCCTCGATGCCGGCGCTCATCCGCAACGGCGGCAAGATGTGGGGCGTCGACGGCGGCGAGGACGACACCCTCGCGGTCATCCCCGACTCGTCGTACGCCGGCGTCTACCAGGCCGTGATCGACGACGTCATCGCCAACGGCCCGCTGGACCCGGCGACCATCGGCACCGTGCCGAACGTCGGCCTCATGGCGCAGGCCGCCGAGGAGTACGGCAGCCACGACAAGACGTTCGAGATCGCCGCGCCCGGGCGCGTTCAGATCCTCGACGGCTCCGGCGAGGTGGTCATCGAGCACACCGTCGGCACCGGCGACATCTGGCGCGCGACGCAGACCAAGCACATCCCGGTCATCGACTGGGTCAAGCTCGCGGTCACCCGCGCCAAGGCGACCGGGGTTCCCGCGGTGTTCTGGCTCGATGTCAACCGCGCCCACGACGCGCAGCTGATCGCGAAGGTCCACCAGGCCCTCGCGCTGCTGGACACGACGGGCGTGCAGATCACGATCCTCGCCCCGGCCGAGGCGACGCGCTACACGCTGGCGCGCATGCGCCACGGCCTGGACACCATCTCGGTGACCGGCAACGTGCTGCGCGACTACCTCACCGACCTGTTCCCGATCCTCGAGGTCGGCACGAGCGCCAAGATGCTCTCGATCGTGCCGCTGCTCGCCGGCGGCGGACTGTTCGAGACGGGTGCGGGCGGCTCCGCCCCCAAGCACGTCCAGCAGCTCGTCGCCGAGGACTACCTGCGCTGGGACTCGCTGGGCGAGTTCTTCGCGCTGGCGGCCTCGCTCGAGCACTATGCGACCTACACCGGCAACGCGAAGGCGCAGGTCCTCGCCGACACGCTGGATGCCGCGACGGGCACGTTCCTCGAGAACGACAAGTCGCCCGGCCGCGCGCTTGGCACGATCGACAACCGAGGCAGCCACTTCTACCTCGGCCTGTACTGGGCGCAGGAGCTGGCGAAGCAGACCGCGGACGCCGAACTCGCCGCCGCCTTCGCCCCCGTCGCCGAGGCCCTCGCGGCGAACGAGGAGACGATCGTGGGCGAGCTGAACGCGGTCCAGGGCAAGGCCGTCGAGATCGGCGGCTACTACCGCCCCGACCCCGCGCTCGTCGCGGGCGTCATGCGGCCCTCGGCCACCCTCAACGGGATCATCGACGCGCTCGGCGCCTGA
- a CDS encoding L,D-transpeptidase family protein, whose translation MTDLATRSSADDAQSDDAVQDAADAPDGGGPDAPTYAWAPAEPAPRRRRTGLWIGIAAGAAVIGLVVSSLVLIAPGTTVAGVPIGGMTAGAAADAIDQSFAGTVVVLTGEGGDVELTAADLGATVDSRTLAEDAFAERPMWNVSQWFTEPADVEVTIDEATAEAALRAAAPDLYVDPVDATLAYDSQQVRYVWTAAEEGAGVDVESIRVALQDAFAEGSPRVELTPAPAAIAPTVTTESATSTADTLNNILEHAGFYVGDQRAVKVSPATAASWLTVAQTADGGFEISADEAAIQEVVDTLPDKINRDAVDAKVITDSGGAVLQTNVAGVAGRELGSTASVASDYAAQLATGKAKFKLPVNVTDYETIATSRRIDVNLSTQTTTLYQNGKVYRSWAISSGLPATPTPTGNFRVFAHTAIQDLGALCYDPTRTDSYCTEDVPWLTWFAPDIAFHGAYWHNNFGNQMSHGCVNMPINVAKFVYDWAPIGTEVSVHY comes from the coding sequence GTGACGGATCTGGCGACCAGGTCGAGCGCAGACGACGCGCAGTCCGACGACGCCGTGCAGGACGCGGCGGACGCCCCCGACGGGGGCGGTCCCGATGCTCCCACGTACGCCTGGGCGCCGGCTGAGCCCGCACCCCGCCGCCGACGCACCGGCCTGTGGATCGGCATCGCCGCCGGCGCAGCCGTGATCGGCCTCGTCGTCTCGTCCCTCGTCCTCATCGCGCCGGGCACCACCGTCGCCGGAGTCCCGATCGGCGGCATGACCGCCGGCGCCGCGGCCGACGCGATCGACCAGAGCTTCGCCGGCACCGTGGTCGTGCTCACCGGGGAGGGAGGCGACGTCGAGCTGACGGCCGCCGACCTCGGCGCGACGGTCGATTCGCGCACCCTGGCCGAGGACGCCTTCGCCGAGCGGCCGATGTGGAACGTCTCGCAGTGGTTCACCGAGCCAGCCGACGTCGAGGTCACCATCGACGAGGCCACGGCAGAGGCCGCCCTGCGGGCCGCGGCACCCGACCTCTACGTCGACCCCGTCGACGCGACGCTGGCCTACGACTCACAGCAGGTCCGCTACGTCTGGACCGCCGCCGAGGAGGGCGCGGGCGTCGACGTCGAGTCGATCCGCGTCGCCCTTCAGGACGCGTTCGCCGAGGGCAGCCCACGCGTCGAGCTGACCCCCGCGCCGGCGGCGATCGCACCCACGGTCACCACCGAGAGCGCCACGTCGACGGCCGACACGCTCAACAACATCCTCGAGCACGCGGGGTTCTACGTCGGCGACCAGCGCGCAGTCAAGGTGTCGCCGGCGACGGCGGCATCCTGGCTCACGGTCGCGCAGACCGCCGACGGCGGATTCGAGATCTCGGCCGATGAGGCGGCGATCCAGGAGGTCGTCGACACGCTCCCCGACAAGATCAACCGTGATGCCGTCGACGCGAAGGTCATCACGGACTCCGGCGGCGCCGTGCTGCAGACGAACGTCGCCGGCGTCGCCGGGCGCGAGCTCGGCAGCACCGCGTCGGTCGCGTCGGACTACGCCGCGCAGCTGGCGACGGGCAAGGCCAAGTTCAAGCTGCCGGTGAACGTGACCGACTACGAGACGATCGCGACGTCCCGTCGCATCGACGTGAACCTGAGCACGCAGACGACCACGCTGTACCAGAACGGCAAGGTGTACCGCTCCTGGGCGATCTCGTCGGGCCTGCCCGCGACGCCGACGCCGACCGGCAACTTCCGCGTCTTCGCCCACACGGCCATCCAGGACCTCGGCGCGCTCTGCTACGACCCGACCCGCACCGACAGCTACTGCACCGAGGACGTGCCGTGGCTGACGTGGTTCGCCCCGGACATCGCCTTCCACGGCGCCTACTGGCACAACAACTTCGGCAACCAGATGAGCCACGGCTGCGTGAACATGCCCATCAACGTCGCGAAGTTCGTGTACGACTGGGCCCCCATCGGCACCGAGGTGTCGGTCCACTACTGA
- a CDS encoding ROK family transcriptional regulator, whose product MSASEVQRGSSTTTEPPHTQSPGAPRSFGRVKAVRHGAKVLPEHARAHNRSLVLQTLFHQGAMSRADISRETGLTRVTISDLVAELIADGFIAEKGVREASGPGKPAILVDLDRDGHRIVGIDLSGSESFIGAVLTLDGDIVVRREVAAPATEDVVATVVALARDLVADSHAPVLGIGVGTPGVVDDRGVILTAPNFGWAGFDLESALEDALGLPVLVANDANAAVLAEYTFGGAGDDVILVKVGRGVGSGLLAAGQPLRGSRFAAGEIGHVTVGTDGGPVCVCGKVGCLEAWLSVPALTARLDAVADRDGILRDAGERLGIALAPVVGALDLSEVVLSGPEELLDGPLAQQAVETLRARTLAQFHDGVRVRMTAQGQDIVLRGAAVMVLSGQLGVS is encoded by the coding sequence ATGTCTGCATCGGAAGTGCAGCGCGGCTCTTCCACCACAACCGAGCCGCCGCACACTCAGAGCCCTGGCGCACCGCGTTCGTTCGGTCGCGTGAAGGCGGTTCGCCACGGCGCGAAGGTCCTGCCCGAGCACGCCCGCGCCCACAACCGCTCGCTCGTGCTGCAGACCCTGTTCCACCAGGGCGCCATGAGCCGCGCGGACATCTCCCGTGAGACGGGGCTGACCCGCGTGACGATCTCGGACCTCGTCGCCGAGCTCATCGCCGACGGCTTCATCGCCGAGAAGGGCGTGCGCGAGGCATCCGGTCCCGGAAAGCCCGCGATCCTGGTCGACCTCGACCGTGACGGCCACCGCATCGTCGGGATCGACCTCTCGGGCAGCGAGTCGTTCATCGGCGCCGTGCTCACCCTCGACGGCGACATCGTGGTGCGGCGCGAGGTCGCCGCACCCGCCACCGAGGACGTCGTCGCGACGGTCGTCGCCCTCGCCCGCGACCTCGTCGCGGATTCGCACGCACCGGTCCTCGGCATCGGCGTCGGCACGCCCGGCGTCGTCGACGACCGGGGCGTCATCCTCACCGCCCCCAACTTCGGCTGGGCCGGCTTCGACCTCGAGAGCGCGCTCGAAGACGCGCTCGGTCTTCCCGTCCTCGTCGCCAACGACGCCAACGCGGCGGTGCTCGCGGAGTACACCTTCGGCGGCGCGGGCGACGACGTGATCCTCGTCAAGGTCGGCCGCGGTGTCGGCTCGGGTCTGCTCGCCGCCGGCCAGCCGCTGCGCGGCAGCCGCTTCGCCGCGGGCGAGATCGGGCACGTCACGGTCGGCACCGACGGCGGGCCCGTCTGCGTCTGCGGCAAGGTCGGATGCCTCGAGGCCTGGCTCTCGGTCCCCGCGCTCACGGCGCGCCTGGACGCCGTCGCCGACCGCGACGGCATCCTCCGCGACGCGGGGGAGCGGCTGGGCATCGCCCTCGCGCCCGTCGTCGGCGCCCTCGACCTGTCGGAGGTCGTCCTCTCCGGCCCCGAAGAACTCCTCGACGGCCCGCTCGCGCAGCAGGCGGTCGAGACTCTCCGCGCACGAACGCTCGCGCAGTTCCACGACGGCGTGCGGGTGCGGATGACGGCGCAAGGCCAGGACATCGTCCTGCGCGGCGCGGCCGTCATGGTCCTGTCAGGACAGCTCGGGGTGTCGTAG
- a CDS encoding extracellular solute-binding protein, translating into MNKKLGAFALLGASAVVLAGCAGTPEAAPEPETGDLTVWLVGADTPQTARDYLVETFESENEGWTLTIEEKTWADVSDTYTAALSSNDSPDVVEVGNTQALGFADAGLFLDISDIQGDLGGDDLLGGLVDAGTYEGSLYAAPYYAGGRVVFYSPMLVDEVPTTLDEYVALGKELTTDTVSGIYAPGKDWYNALPYIWAHGGEIAVQDGDTWDAQFSSAESLAGLEQLQDVYVNATIAPADGNELMGNIAFCAGEAGFLSSPAWAAGNLTGAWPWADEAAGQNSEGCPDTYAKDLGAMALPGLEAGTTAPIFAGGSNIAVATKSDAPNKAKAALQIMLSEDYQALLAEQGLTPGIVSAASYLPDTAVAQAQAAALANSKGTPASPNWAEVEAAQIIPDALVKIAQGGDVAEIAAELDEQIEAILNS; encoded by the coding sequence ATGAACAAGAAGCTCGGCGCCTTCGCGCTCCTGGGTGCTTCGGCCGTCGTCCTCGCCGGTTGCGCCGGCACGCCCGAGGCAGCGCCCGAGCCGGAGACCGGCGACCTGACCGTGTGGCTGGTCGGTGCGGACACGCCTCAGACGGCTCGCGACTACCTGGTCGAGACGTTCGAGTCCGAGAACGAGGGCTGGACCCTCACCATCGAGGAGAAGACCTGGGCCGACGTGTCCGACACCTACACCGCGGCGCTGTCGTCCAACGACTCGCCCGACGTGGTCGAGGTCGGCAACACCCAGGCGCTCGGCTTCGCCGACGCGGGTCTCTTCCTCGACATCTCGGACATCCAGGGCGACCTGGGCGGCGACGACCTGCTCGGCGGCCTCGTCGACGCGGGCACCTACGAGGGCTCGCTGTACGCCGCTCCCTACTACGCCGGCGGCCGCGTGGTCTTCTACAGCCCGATGCTCGTGGACGAGGTCCCGACGACGCTCGACGAGTACGTCGCGCTCGGCAAGGAGCTGACCACCGACACGGTCTCGGGCATCTACGCTCCGGGCAAGGACTGGTACAACGCCCTTCCCTACATCTGGGCGCACGGCGGCGAGATCGCCGTCCAGGACGGCGACACGTGGGACGCGCAGTTCTCCAGCGCCGAGAGCCTCGCCGGCCTCGAGCAGCTGCAGGACGTCTACGTCAACGCGACGATCGCTCCGGCCGACGGCAACGAGCTGATGGGCAACATCGCCTTCTGCGCCGGCGAGGCCGGCTTCCTGTCGAGCCCGGCGTGGGCCGCGGGCAACCTGACCGGCGCGTGGCCGTGGGCCGACGAGGCCGCCGGCCAGAACTCGGAGGGCTGCCCCGACACCTACGCGAAGGACCTGGGCGCGATGGCGCTGCCGGGCCTCGAGGCGGGCACGACCGCCCCGATCTTCGCCGGTGGCTCGAACATCGCCGTCGCGACCAAGTCCGACGCCCCGAACAAGGCCAAGGCCGCCCTGCAGATCATGCTCTCGGAGGACTACCAGGCCCTCCTCGCCGAGCAGGGTCTGACCCCGGGCATCGTCTCGGCCGCGTCGTACCTGCCCGACACCGCCGTCGCCCAGGCTCAGGCCGCGGCGCTGGCGAACTCGAAGGGCACCCCGGCCAGCCCCAACTGGGCTGAGGTCGAGGCCGCTCAGATCATCCCCGACGCTCTCGTGAAGATCGCCCAGGGCGGCGACGTCGCCGAGATCGCCGCGGAGCTCGACGAGCAGATCGAGGCCATCCTCAACTCCTGA
- a CDS encoding carbohydrate ABC transporter permease has product MSETAALITPTDDSRSRQRAPLNPREKSRRRREARGAWTLLGPSLIILGVMVGYPAVLMVIQSFTDYTVKNKVQGTLPDFIGLENYIDLFTQSDFPAVLMRSLGLMVVLTVLNLTFGILVAVLMTRLSKAWRIVVSVGLLLAWAMPPLTATVVWGWIFDTQYGVVNWLLNTVTGTSDWTNHSWLLNPWSFYLVLTIIIVWQSVPFVAFTTYAGLGQVPGEVLEAASLDGATGWQRFRLIVFPYLRSILTVVLVLQIIWNLRIFTQVYALQSRGGLASETNVLGTYLFRQGVGEFGATAAIGVVMVILLLALSWGYVRTTLKEEEL; this is encoded by the coding sequence ATGAGCGAGACCGCAGCCCTCATCACCCCGACCGATGACAGCCGATCGCGCCAGCGGGCGCCCCTGAACCCGCGCGAGAAGTCGCGTCGCCGCCGCGAGGCGCGCGGCGCGTGGACCCTGCTCGGCCCGTCGCTGATCATCCTCGGCGTCATGGTCGGCTACCCGGCCGTCCTCATGGTGATCCAGTCGTTCACCGACTACACCGTCAAGAACAAGGTCCAGGGCACCCTTCCGGACTTCATCGGCCTCGAGAACTACATCGACCTGTTCACGCAGTCCGACTTCCCCGCCGTGCTCATGCGCAGCCTCGGGCTCATGGTCGTCCTGACGGTGCTGAACCTCACGTTCGGCATCCTCGTCGCCGTCCTCATGACCCGCCTGAGCAAGGCATGGCGCATCGTCGTCTCGGTGGGCCTGCTGCTGGCGTGGGCGATGCCGCCCCTGACCGCTACCGTCGTCTGGGGCTGGATCTTCGACACCCAGTACGGCGTCGTCAACTGGCTTCTGAACACCGTCACCGGCACGAGCGACTGGACGAACCACTCATGGCTGCTCAACCCGTGGTCGTTCTACCTCGTGCTGACGATCATCATCGTGTGGCAGTCGGTGCCGTTCGTCGCCTTCACGACCTACGCCGGACTCGGCCAGGTGCCCGGCGAGGTGCTCGAGGCGGCGTCGCTGGACGGCGCGACCGGCTGGCAGCGGTTCCGCCTCATCGTCTTCCCGTACCTGCGCAGCATCCTCACCGTCGTGCTGGTGCTCCAGATCATCTGGAACCTCCGCATCTTCACGCAGGTCTATGCGCTCCAGAGCCGCGGCGGTCTCGCGTCCGAGACCAACGTCCTCGGCACGTACCTGTTCCGCCAGGGCGTCGGCGAGTTCGGCGCGACCGCCGCGATCGGCGTCGTCATGGTCATCCTGCTGCTCGCCCTCTCGTGGGGATACGTGCGCACCACCCTGAAGGAGGAGGAGCTGTGA
- a CDS encoding carbohydrate ABC transporter permease — protein sequence MSTQVSVPTQLSTVGVDDVLGEVGQAKTPKKRSIRARRPSAKRTVYRTLLNIAAAIVFGLSVFPVYWMVNMSLTPNSEIVSRDPSFFPFHLTLQNYVTAWTREAAPGQTDFPHALMTSITVTAGVLIVTLLFAFLASIAVARFHFKGRRGFIISVLIVQMIPGEAMMFTIYGMIDDWRLMNTLLGLGIVYVASVIPFTIWTLRGFVAGVPADLEEAAMIDGCTKSQAFWKVTFPLLAPGLISTGIFAFIQSWNEFTMALLLMKGYNLPLMPWLNAFQSSSVGGSVDWGAVMAGSTLIAIPVVIFFLIVQGRMTGGLVAGAVKG from the coding sequence GTGAGCACCCAGGTCAGCGTCCCCACCCAGCTGTCGACGGTCGGCGTCGACGACGTCCTCGGCGAGGTCGGCCAGGCCAAGACGCCGAAGAAGCGCTCGATCCGCGCCCGCCGCCCCTCCGCCAAGCGCACGGTGTACCGCACCCTGCTCAACATCGCCGCCGCGATCGTGTTCGGCCTGAGCGTGTTCCCCGTCTACTGGATGGTGAACATGTCGCTGACGCCCAACAGCGAGATCGTCAGCCGCGACCCGAGCTTCTTCCCGTTCCACCTGACGCTCCAGAACTACGTCACGGCGTGGACGCGCGAGGCGGCCCCCGGGCAGACCGACTTCCCGCACGCGCTGATGACCTCGATCACGGTGACGGCGGGCGTGCTGATCGTCACGCTGCTGTTCGCCTTCCTCGCCTCGATCGCCGTCGCCCGCTTCCACTTCAAGGGCCGTCGCGGCTTCATCATCTCGGTGCTGATCGTCCAGATGATCCCCGGCGAGGCGATGATGTTCACGATCTACGGCATGATCGACGACTGGCGTCTGATGAACACCCTGCTGGGCCTGGGCATCGTGTACGTGGCATCCGTCATCCCGTTCACGATCTGGACTCTGCGCGGCTTCGTCGCGGGCGTCCCCGCCGACCTCGAGGAGGCGGCCATGATCGACGGCTGCACCAAGTCGCAGGCGTTCTGGAAGGTCACCTTCCCGCTCCTGGCCCCGGGCCTGATCTCGACGGGCATCTTCGCCTTCATCCAGTCGTGGAACGAGTTCACGATGGCACTGCTGCTGATGAAGGGCTACAATCTGCCCCTCATGCCGTGGCTGAACGCGTTCCAGTCGTCGAGCGTCGGCGGCTCCGTCGACTGGGGCGCCGTCATGGCCGGTTCCACGCTCATCGCGATCCCCGTCGTGATCTTCTTCCTCATCGTCCAGGGACGCATGACCGGCGGCCTCGTCGCCGGGGCGGTCAAGGGCTGA
- a CDS encoding ROK family protein, which produces MRVGLDVGGTKTDAVAVAPSGDIVARLRRPTGWGPDAVARTITDVVAALAAEPGMESERISSVGVGIPGQVEPGTTRVVHAVNLGVDDLDLAAAVGPRLGVPVQVENDVKAAALGADAIHRAAGREVASMAYLNLGTGVAAGIVADGVLWRGSRGAAGEVGHIPVDLHGPVCRCGQRGCVEALAGGGAIAARWREAPYPVLDVFDAADAGDQRARELRAGLASGVAAAIRVLVLTADVDTVVLGGGLTALGDRLLDDIRAELRTAAAASAFMRSLHLDERVEVLPVGSPAAALGAAIVGATRDPEEVLAHG; this is translated from the coding sequence ATGAGAGTGGGACTGGACGTCGGCGGCACCAAGACCGACGCCGTCGCGGTGGCGCCCTCGGGCGACATCGTCGCGCGCCTGCGCCGCCCGACGGGGTGGGGGCCGGATGCCGTCGCCCGCACGATCACTGATGTCGTGGCGGCACTGGCCGCCGAGCCGGGCATGGAGTCCGAGCGCATCAGCTCCGTGGGGGTCGGCATCCCCGGCCAGGTCGAGCCCGGCACCACCCGTGTCGTGCACGCGGTGAACCTCGGCGTGGACGACCTCGACCTCGCGGCGGCCGTCGGCCCGCGGCTGGGCGTGCCGGTGCAGGTCGAGAACGACGTGAAGGCCGCGGCGCTCGGCGCCGATGCCATCCACCGTGCCGCGGGGCGCGAGGTCGCCTCGATGGCCTACCTCAACCTGGGGACGGGCGTCGCGGCGGGCATCGTCGCCGACGGCGTACTGTGGCGCGGTTCGCGCGGGGCGGCGGGCGAGGTCGGCCACATCCCGGTGGACCTGCACGGCCCCGTGTGCCGGTGCGGCCAGCGCGGCTGCGTCGAGGCCCTCGCCGGCGGCGGCGCCATCGCCGCACGCTGGCGCGAGGCCCCGTACCCGGTGCTCGACGTCTTCGACGCCGCGGATGCCGGCGACCAGCGGGCGCGCGAGCTGCGTGCGGGTCTCGCGAGCGGCGTCGCCGCCGCGATCCGCGTGCTCGTGCTCACCGCCGACGTCGACACGGTCGTGCTCGGCGGCGGTCTGACCGCGCTCGGCGACCGCCTGCTCGACGACATCCGCGCGGAGCTGCGGACCGCTGCCGCGGCATCCGCCTTCATGCGCTCCCTGCACCTCGACGAGCGCGTCGAGGTGCTGCCCGTCGGGTCGCCCGCGGCGGCGCTCGGCGCCGCGATCGTGGGAGCCACCCGTGACCCCGAGGAGGTCCTCGCCCATGGCTGA